The Mustela erminea isolate mMusErm1 chromosome 18, mMusErm1.Pri, whole genome shotgun sequence genome has a window encoding:
- the LLGL1 gene encoding lethal(2) giant larvae protein homolog 1 isoform X4, with amino-acid sequence MHFLPGQGRLLTLLDDSSLHLWEIAHHNGCAHLEEALSFQPPSRPGFDGASGPLSLARVTVVLLVAAGDMAALGTEGGSVFFLDVPTLTLLEGRTLVPDEVLRSVPDDYRCGKALGPVESLQGHLRDPTKILIGYSRGLLVIWNQAAQCADRVFLGNQQLESLCWERSGSTLVSSHSDGSYAVWSADAGDSPMTQPTVATTPYGPFPCKAINKILWRNCESGDHFIIFSGGMPRASYGDRHCVSVLRAETLVTLDFTSRIIDFFTVHSTRPEDEFDEPQALAVLLEEELVVLDLQTPGWPAVPAPYLAPLHSSAITCSAHVANVPAKLWARIVSAGEQQSPQPASSSSSWPITGGRNLAQEPSQRGLLLTGHEDGTVRFWDASGVALRPLYKLSTAGLFQTDCEHADSLAQAAEDDWPPFRKVGCFDPYSDDPRLGVQKVALCKYTAQMVVAGTAGQVLVLELSDVPSEQAVSVASVDLLQDREGFTWKGHERLSPRTGPLPWPAGFQPRVLVQCLPPAAVTAVTLHAEWSLVAFGTSHGFGLFDYQRRSPVLARCTLHPNDSLAMEGPLSRVKSLKKSLRQSFRRIRKSRVSGKKRTANATSKLQEANAQLAEQACPHDVEMTPVQRRIEPRSADDSLSGVVRCLYFADTFLRDAAHHGPTMWAGTNSGSVFAYALEVPAAAGGEKRPERAVEAVLGKEVQLMHRAPVVAIAVLDGRGRPLPEPYEASRDLAQAPDMQGGHAVLIASEEQFKVFTLPKVSAKTKFKLTAHEGCRVRKVALATFASVACEDYAETCLACLTNLGDVHVFSVPGLRPQVHYSCIRKEDISGIASCVFTRHGQGFYLISPSEFERFSLSARNITEPLCSLDISWPRDSTRASHRLRESPKLSQANGTPGIVLASRSRDGSPDPGHSKEADTPEPPEAMLSPMSIDSATSADTTLDTTGDVTVEDVKDFLGSSEESENLRNLAEDEARACAILIK; translated from the exons ATGCACTTCCTGCCCGGCCAG GGCCGCCTCCTGACCCTGTTGGACGATAGCAGCCTGCACCTCTGGGAGATCGCCCACCACAATGGCTGTGCCCACCTGGAGGAGGCTCTCAGCTTCCAGCCACCGAGTCGGCCGGGCTTTGATGGGGCCAG TGGCCCGCTCAGCCTTGCCCGCGTCACAGTGGTCCTGCTGGTGGCAGCTGGTGACATGGCAGCCCTGGGCACTGAGGGCGGCAGCGTCTTCTTCCTGGATGTTCCCACCCTGACACTGCTCGAGGGGCGGACTCTTGTCCCAGACGAGGTTCTTCGCAG CGTGCCAGACGACTACCGGTGTGGGAAGGCACTGGGACCCGTGGAGTCACTCCAGGGACACCTGCGGGACCCCACCAAGATCCTCATTGGCTACAGCCGGGGCCTGCTGGTCATCTGGAACCAGGCGGCGCAGTGCGCAGACCGCGTCTTCCTGGGTAACCAG CAGCTGGAGAGCCTGTGCTGGGAACGCAGCGGCAGCACGCTGGTCAGCTCCCACAGCGACGGCAGCTACGCCGTCTGGTCTGCCGACGCCGGCGACTCCCCGATGACCCAGCCCACAGTGGCCACCACGCCATATG GCCCCTTCCCCTGCAAAGCCATTAACAAGATTCTGTGGCGAAACTGTGAATCTGG GGACCACTTCATCATTTTCAGCGGAGGCATGCCCCGTGCCAGCTACGGTGACCGCCACTGTGTGAGTGTGCTCCGGGCCGAGACCCTGGTGACGCTGGACTTCACTTCCCGCATCATCGACTTCTTCACGGTGCACAGCACACGGCCTGAGGATG AGTTTGATGAGCCCCAGGCCCTGGCTGTGCTGCTCGAGGAGGAGCTGGTGGTGCTGGACCTGCAGACGCCCGGCTGGCCTGCCGTGCCCGCCCCGTACCTGGCCCCACTGCACTCGTCCGCGATCACCTGCTCTGCACACGTCGCCAATGTCCCCGCCAAGCTGTGGGCCCGCATTGTGAGTGCTGGTGAGCAGCAGAGCCCGCAGCCTGCCTCCAGCTCCTCG agCTGGCCCATCACTGGGGGCCGGAACCTGGCCCAGGAGCCATCCCAGCGAGGGCTACTGCTGACCGG CCACGAGGACGGGACTGTGCGGTTCTGGGATGCCTCTGGCGTGGCACTGCGGCCGCTCTACAAGCTCAGCACAGCTGGCCTCTTCCAGACAGACTGTGAGCACGCTGACAGCCTGGCCCAGGCCGCCGAGGACGACTGGCCCCCCTTTCGCAAG GTGGGCTGCTTTGATCCCTACAGTGATGACCCTCGGCTTGGTGTACAGAAGGTGGCCCTGTGCAAGTACACAGCCCAGATGGTGGTGGCTGGCACAGCAGGCCAG GTGCTGGTGCTGGAGCTAAGTGACGTGCCCTCGGAGCAGGCGGTCAGTGTGGCCAGCGTGGACCTCCTCCAGGACCGAGAGGGCTTCACATGGAAGGGCCACGAGCGGCTGAGTCCGCGTACGGGACCGCTGCCGTGGCCTGCTGGCTTCCAGCCCCGAGTGCTTGTTCAGTGCCTGCCACCAGCTGCTGTCACCGCTGTcacactccatgctgagtggaGCCTCGTGGCCTTTGGCACCAGTCACGGCTTTGGCCTCTTCGACTATCAGCGCAGGAGCCCAGTGCTGGCCAG GTGCACACTTCACCCCAATGACTCTCTGGCCATGGAGGGCCCACTGTCCCGGGTGAAGTCCCTGAAGAAGTCTCTGCGCCAGTCCTTCCGGCGCATCCGCAAGAGCCGAGTCTCGGGCAAGAAGCGGACTGCTAATGCCACCAGCAAG TTGCAGGAGGCCAACGCGCAGCTGGCTGAGCAGGCATGTCCCCACGACGTGGAGATGACCCCGGTGCAGCGCCGCATTGAGCCCCGCTCCGCTGATGACTCCCTCTCTGGCGTCGTCCGCTGCCTCTACTTTGCTGACACGTTCCTTCGAGATG CGGCCCACCACGGACCCACCATGTGGGCAGGCACCAACTCGGGCTCTGTGTTCGCCTACGCGCTGGAGGTGCCGGCAGCGGCAGGTGGTGAGAAGCGACCCGAGCGGGCGGTGGAGGCCGTGCTGGGCAAAGAGGTGCAGCTGATGCACCGCGCCCCCGTCGTGGCCATCGCCGTGCTGGATGGCCGTGGCCGCCCACTGCCCGAGCCGTATGAGGCCTCCCGGGACCTGGCACAGGCTCCCGACATGCAGGGCGGCCACGCCGTGCTCATCGCATCTGAGGAGCAGTTCAAG GTGTTCACGCTGCCCAAGGTGAGCGCCAAGACCAAGTTCAAGCTGACAGCCCACGAGGGTTGTCGCGTGCGCAAGGTGGCACTTGCCACGTTTGCCAGTGTGGCCTGTGAGGACTACGCGGAGACCTGCCTGGCCTGCCTCACCAACCTGGGCGACGTGCACGTGTTCTCGGTGCCTGGCCTGCGGCCGCAGGTACACTACTCCTGTATCCGGAAGGAGGACATCAGCGGCATCGCTTCTTGCGTCTTCACACGCCACGGCCAGG GTTTTTACTTGATTTCTCCGTCTGAATTTGAACGCTTCTCTCTGAGTGCCCGGAATATCACAGAGCCGCTCTGCTCTCTGGACATCAGCTGGCCCCGAGATAGCACCCGTGCCAG CCACAGGCTCCGAGAGTCACCCAAGCTGAGCCAGGCTAACGGGACCCCAGGCATCGTCCTGGCCTCACGGAGCCGCGATGGAAGCCCGGATCCTGGCCACAGCAAGGAAGCTG ACACCCCGGAGCCGCCTGAGGCCATGCTCTCGCCCATGTCCATCGACTCGGCCACTAGTGCAGACACCACACTGGACACGACAGGGGACGTCACGGTGGAGGATGTGAAGGATTTCCTGGG CTCTTCAGAGGAATCGGAAAACCTGAGGAACTTGGCAGAAGATGAGGCTCGAGCCTGTGCCATCCTGATCAAATAA